Below is a genomic region from Treponema sp. OMZ 798.
AACGAAAGAGAGCGGTTTTATGTTTAACCTTGGTTTTAGTGTTGGATATAAGTTATAGTTATAACTTTACAGTTTTGCATATAAAAAGTTCCGTAAAATATGCAAAACTGTTTTTAATGGAAATTTAATATAGTCAAAGTATATAAAGGAAATCGAAAAAATGTGTTAGTTTTTGTTGGAAAAATAAAATCTAACACTCGCTTCAACCTGACATTGCGGATGAACCGCAAATGCAGGTTAAGCGAATGTTAGATTGACGCCTATCGGCGCGAAAGTATAAAATACTTATAAATTATGGACAAGAAAAACAAAAATTGAAATGAATTTAGAAAGGCCCGCGAAATGAGTGATATGATAAAAAAAGAGTCTATACCTGTTATTGAGAATGATTGTGAACTTTGCAAATTAAATAAGAATGACAAAAGATGGTTATTATTCGAAAATACAGAATGGATAGTGTTTTTATCAGATAAGCAGGATTATATAGGAAGATTATTTGTCCTTTCTAAGGAACATATACAAAGCTTATGTGATTTAACGATTAATCAGTGGATTTCGTTGAAAAATATAATTAATTCATGTGAACTAATGTTAAAAGTGGAATTAAATGCAACTATGTTTAATTGGACATGCTTGATGAATGATGCCTATAAGTCTGATAATCCGCAGCCGCATTTACATTTTCATATTAGACCAAGATATTCAAATCCAGTCAGTATATTAGAAAAGCAATATTCAGATAATGAGTTTGGTCACCATTATTTAAATCACAAAAGCAGTTTGCTTTCTAGCAGTGAAATAGATGCTTTGTTTCGATTTTTGAAAAAGAAAGTAGCTTATTACTTTTAATCTCATATGATTAAAACCTCCTTGTAAATGATTTTACACCCGTTTCAGGCGCTTTTTTTAGTTAAAGCGATGAGTAATATGATTGAAGAAGCTGGAGGAGTAGATACTAATAAAGCTAAAGAAATAAAAGCAGAACGATTATTTGGAATAGAATTTGATAGGCAAATCTTTACGTTAGCTTGTGTTAATATGCTAATACACAAGGATGGTAAAACAAATTTAGAATTACTAGATTTCAGAACATATGAAGTTGATTCTTGGATTACTTCCAAACCTATTAATAAAATCTTGATGAATCCTCATTTCGAGTCAAAATACGGTTGTTTAGATATTTTAAAGAATACCCTCAATAATCTAAAAAAATGGTACTTTAGCCGCAATTATACTTCCAGATAAAAAACTGGAAAAA
It encodes:
- a CDS encoding HIT family protein codes for the protein MSDMIKKESIPVIENDCELCKLNKNDKRWLLFENTEWIVFLSDKQDYIGRLFVLSKEHIQSLCDLTINQWISLKNIINSCELMLKVELNATMFNWTCLMNDAYKSDNPQPHLHFHIRPRYSNPVSILEKQYSDNEFGHHYLNHKSSLLSSSEIDALFRFLKKKVAYYF
- a CDS encoding N-6 DNA methylase, giving the protein MIEEAGGVDTNKAKEIKAERLFGIEFDRQIFTLACVNMLIHKDGKTNLELLDFRTYEVDSWITSKPINKILMNPHFESKYGCLDILKNTLNNLKKWYFSRNYTSR